One part of the Micrococcus sp. 2A genome encodes these proteins:
- the alaS gene encoding alanine--tRNA ligase, whose product MKSQEIARRWTAYFEQQGHRPVPSASLVSPDPSLLFTVAGMVPFIPYFLGEQTPPAPRAVSVQKCIRTADIEEVGKTVRHGTFFQMCGNFSFGDYFKEKAIPLAWELLTSSVDDGGFGLDPDRLWVTVYEEDDEAARIWREEVGVPVERIQRMGKDDNYWNTGQPGPGGPCSEIFYDRGPAYGAEGGPEADDTRYIEIWNLVFMQYRLSAVRSKDDFDVAGELQNKNIDTGLGLERLAMILQGVENMYETDQVRPVLDRAAQLAGRDYTSTEDPADPHYEDDVRLRMVADHVRSSLMLIGDGVRPGNEGRGYVLRRLIRRVVRALRLMGVTEPVLPELLPVSRDAMKGVYPVVADEFDRISRIAYAEEKAFLRTIAAGTARLDAAVGAAKTGGTGIGGADAFELHDTYGFPIELTLEIAEEAGVAVDEEGFRTLMTEQRDRARADAKAKKSGHTDTAVYQRLRSEGQTHFTGYTEHTTESVIRGLLSDGAEVPSAAAGTELELVLDATPFYAESGGQAADTGLITGDGFRLEVLDVQAPVKGLSVHRVRVLEGEVPVGAEALGQIDLQRRLDGEKAHSGTHLVHAALHQVLGPDATQSGSFNKEGYLRFDFRWAESVSAGARSEIEDVVNIAIRDDHQVLTQEMGIEEARALGAMSLFGEKYGDRVRVVEIDGAWSRELCGGTHVGRTAQIGSLTLLGEQSVGSGNRRVEALVGLDSFRHLATERTLVSDLSEMFKAPADQLKDRISATMDRLKAAEKQIADLQAKQLQAQAGQLAAGAQDVTTTAGTAVRVLTHHAGEVAGDQLRTLVLDLRSRIESAGGNAAGTPVLVALTGEAKGRPLVVVATNEAARAAGLKAGAMVKTATRVLGGGGGGKDDVAQGGGQDASAVAAALDAVRAAVAAA is encoded by the coding sequence GCCGTGTCCGTGCAGAAGTGCATCCGCACCGCGGACATCGAGGAGGTCGGCAAGACCGTCCGCCACGGCACGTTCTTCCAGATGTGCGGCAACTTCTCCTTCGGCGACTACTTCAAGGAGAAGGCCATCCCCCTGGCCTGGGAGCTCCTGACCTCCTCCGTCGACGACGGCGGCTTCGGCCTGGACCCGGACCGGCTGTGGGTCACGGTGTACGAGGAGGACGACGAGGCCGCCCGCATCTGGCGCGAGGAGGTCGGTGTCCCCGTCGAGCGCATCCAGCGCATGGGCAAGGACGACAACTACTGGAACACGGGCCAGCCCGGCCCCGGCGGCCCGTGCTCCGAGATCTTCTACGACCGCGGCCCCGCGTACGGCGCCGAGGGCGGCCCGGAGGCGGACGACACCCGCTACATCGAGATCTGGAACCTCGTGTTCATGCAGTACCGGCTCTCCGCGGTGCGCTCGAAGGACGACTTCGACGTGGCCGGCGAGCTGCAGAACAAGAACATCGACACCGGCCTCGGCCTCGAGCGCCTCGCGATGATCCTCCAGGGCGTGGAGAACATGTACGAGACGGACCAGGTCCGCCCCGTGCTGGACCGCGCCGCGCAGCTGGCCGGCCGGGACTACACCTCCACCGAGGATCCCGCGGACCCGCACTACGAGGACGACGTGCGCCTGCGCATGGTGGCCGACCACGTGCGCTCCTCCCTCATGCTGATCGGCGACGGCGTTCGCCCGGGCAATGAGGGCCGCGGCTACGTGCTGCGCCGCCTCATCCGCCGCGTGGTCCGCGCCCTGCGCCTGATGGGCGTCACCGAGCCCGTGCTCCCCGAGCTGCTGCCCGTCTCCCGCGATGCCATGAAGGGCGTCTACCCGGTGGTGGCGGACGAGTTCGACCGCATCTCCCGCATCGCCTATGCCGAGGAGAAGGCGTTCCTGCGCACCATCGCCGCGGGCACCGCGCGCCTGGACGCCGCCGTCGGCGCCGCGAAGACGGGCGGGACGGGCATCGGGGGGGCGGACGCCTTCGAGCTGCACGACACCTACGGCTTCCCGATCGAGCTGACCCTCGAGATCGCCGAGGAGGCCGGCGTCGCCGTCGACGAGGAGGGCTTCCGCACCCTGATGACCGAGCAGCGCGACCGCGCCCGCGCGGACGCCAAGGCCAAGAAGTCCGGCCACACGGACACCGCCGTGTACCAGCGCCTGCGCTCCGAGGGCCAGACCCACTTCACGGGCTACACCGAGCACACCACCGAGTCCGTGATCCGCGGGCTGCTCTCCGACGGGGCCGAGGTCCCCTCGGCGGCAGCGGGCACCGAGCTCGAGCTGGTCCTGGACGCCACCCCGTTCTACGCCGAGTCCGGCGGCCAGGCGGCCGACACCGGCCTCATCACCGGCGACGGCTTCCGCCTCGAGGTCCTCGACGTCCAGGCGCCCGTCAAGGGCCTCTCGGTGCACAGGGTCAGGGTGCTCGAGGGCGAGGTGCCCGTGGGCGCCGAGGCGCTCGGCCAGATCGACCTGCAGCGCCGCCTGGACGGCGAGAAGGCGCACTCGGGCACGCACCTCGTGCACGCCGCCCTGCACCAGGTCCTGGGCCCCGACGCCACGCAGTCCGGCTCCTTCAACAAGGAGGGCTACCTGCGCTTCGACTTCCGCTGGGCGGAGTCCGTCTCGGCGGGCGCACGCTCGGAGATCGAGGACGTCGTCAACATCGCCATCCGGGACGACCACCAGGTCCTCACCCAGGAGATGGGCATCGAGGAGGCCCGCGCGCTCGGCGCCATGAGCCTCTTCGGCGAGAAGTACGGGGACCGCGTGCGCGTCGTCGAGATCGACGGCGCCTGGTCCCGCGAGCTGTGCGGCGGCACCCACGTGGGCCGCACCGCGCAGATCGGCTCCCTGACCCTGCTCGGCGAGCAGTCGGTCGGCTCGGGCAACCGCCGCGTCGAGGCGCTCGTGGGCCTGGACTCCTTCCGCCACCTGGCCACCGAGCGCACCCTCGTCTCGGACCTCTCGGAGATGTTCAAGGCCCCGGCCGACCAGCTCAAGGACCGCATCTCCGCCACGATGGACCGCCTCAAGGCGGCCGAGAAGCAGATCGCCGACCTCCAGGCGAAGCAGCTGCAGGCGCAGGCGGGCCAGCTCGCCGCGGGCGCGCAGGACGTCACGACGACGGCCGGCACGGCGGTGCGGGTCCTCACCCACCACGCCGGCGAGGTGGCGGGCGACCAGCTGCGCACCCTCGTGCTCGACCTGCGCTCGCGCATCGAGTCCGCCGGCGGCAACGCGGCCGGCACCCCCGTGCTCGTGGCGCTCACCGGTGAGGCGAAGGGACGCCCGCTCGTCGTCGTCGCCACCAACGAGGCCGCCCGCGCGGCGGGCCTCAAGGCCGGCGCCATGGTCAAGACCGCCACGCGCGTGCTCGGCGGCGGGGGCGGCGGCAAGGACGACGTGGCCCAGGGCGGCGGTCAGGACGCCTCCGCCGTGGCCGCGGCCCTCGACGCCGTGCGGGCGGCGGTGGCCGCGGCGTGA